One genomic segment of Falco peregrinus isolate bFalPer1 chromosome 7, bFalPer1.pri, whole genome shotgun sequence includes these proteins:
- the RAB32 gene encoding ras-related protein Rab-32 → MAGGEGAGSGVPECREHLFKVLVIGELGVGKTSIIKRYVHQLFSQHYRATIGVDFALKVINWDSKTLVRLQLWDIAGQERFGNMTRVYYKEAVGAFVVFDVTRGSTFEAVSKWKHDLDSKVLLPNGSPIPAVLLANKCDQKKDGSQNPSQMDQFCREGGFAGWFETSAKDNINIDEAARFLVENILANYKTFPNEENDVGKPKLDLDPLKAESKSQCC, encoded by the exons ATGGCCGGCGGGGAAGGAGCGGGCTCCGGTGTGCCCGAGTGCCGGGAGCATCTTTTTAAGGTGCTGGTGATCGGGGAGCTGGGTGTGGGTAAAACCAGTATTATCAAGCGGTACGTGCACCAGCTCTTCTCTCAGCACTACCGGGCCACCATCGGGGTGGATTTCGCACTCAAAGTCATCAACTGGGACAGCAAGACCCTGGTGcggctgcagctctgggataTCGCAG GCCAGGAGCGCTTTGGAAATATGACCAGAGTATACTACAAAGAAGCAGTTGGTGCTTTTGTGGTCTTTGATGTCACAAGAGGCTCCACTTTTGAGGCTGTTTCAAAATGGAAGCATGATTTGGACAGTAAAGTACTACTTCCCAATggcagccccatccctgctgtTCTTCTTGCAAACAAGTGTGACCAGAAGAAAGATGGCAGCCAGAATCCCTCTCAAATGGACCAGTTCTGCAGAGAAGGTGGCTTTGCTGGATGGTTTGAAACGTCTGCCAAG GACAACATCAACATAGATGAAGCTGCTCGATTCCTGGTGGAAAACATCCTTGCCAACTACAAAACCTTTCCTAATGAAGAGAATGATGTGGGGAAACCAAAACTGGACCTAGACCCATTGAAAGCAGAGAGTAAATCACAGTGCTGCTAG